A region from the Vicia villosa cultivar HV-30 ecotype Madison, WI linkage group LG3, Vvil1.0, whole genome shotgun sequence genome encodes:
- the LOC131662617 gene encoding protein LEO1 homolog isoform X3, producing the protein MGGEEKRHQMMQNLFGDESGEEEELESEHESNPQLNSDEGEGEVGHDEEGEGEVEGQGEVEIESEGEREQVSQEIEVEVGDQREEESGARDSDSDAKDDYSQRVVTSRRRDVVESGSEENHFNENDGEEEVDAARSMRDENDQTRDLHSAPEIRDVFGDFDDEEEDTGYAAQQDIGQDSNRYPADEEGSYGKGLRPEDILADEDHQYELEEENIEMKTKDKPLGPPLELEIPLREPPALPNKMNLIKVSNIMGIEPKPFDPKTYEEEDTFVTDELGNKKRIRLENNIVRWREVKNRDGTTSVESNARFVRWSDGSLQLLIGNEVLDISEQDAQHDQSHLFLRHGKGILQSQGRLLKKMRFMPSSLSSNSHQLLTAIVDSRQRKVYKVKNCVTDIDPEREKEEKEKAETQTIRASVLLKSKRDKVNKKYTPTDRRRRLSPGFLEDALDEDDEADYYDPRRKQRHFEDELEAEVRAEKRIMNAKKSQGPKNIPRKSSFPPAKSSRNPVGYQNEREESEYETDEDEEEEIPHSRTRDDDTEPEYEDSEEDDEETAQADAAASDEEEEEEPRHKSRDLKGKVKRKGFESEEHSLPRKPTNRRMTIVSDSDDE; encoded by the exons ATGGGAGGAGAAGAGAAACGGCACCAGATGATGCAGAACCTCTTCGGAGATGAATCCGGCGAGGAAGAAGAGCTTGAATCCGAACACGAATCCAATCCTCAACTCAATTCC gatgAAGGAGAGGGAGAGGTAGGTCATGACgaagaaggagaaggagaagtGGAAGGACAAGGAGAGGTGGAAATAGAGAGTGAAGGAGAGAGGGAGCAGGTTTCTCAAGAGATTGAAGTGGAGGTTGGTGAtcagagagaagaagagagtggAGCTAGGGATTCGGATAGTGATGCTAAAGATGATTACAGTCAGCGCGTTGTTACTAGCCGACGTAGGGATGTTGTTGAAAGTGGATCTGAGGAGAATCATTTCAATGAAAATGATGGTGAAGAAGAAGTTGATGCTGCTAGGAGTATGAG AGATGAGAATGATCAAACTCGGGATTTGCATTCTGCCCCGGAAATCCGTGATGTATTTGGTGATTTTGACGATGAAGAGGAGGACACGGGGTATGCAGCTCAGCAGGACATTGGACAAGATTCAAAT AGATATCCTGCGGATGAAGAAGGGAGTTATGGAAAGGGCCTGAGACCAGAGGATATACTTGCTGATGAAGATCACCAATATGAATTAGAGGAGGAAAACATTGAAATGAAAACTAAAGATAAGCCACTTGGGCCCCCCTTGGAGTTAGAGATTCCATTACGTGAACCACCAGCTCTTCCTAATAAG ATGAACTTGATTAAAGTTTCCAATATCATGGGTATTGAACCAAAACCTTTTGATCCTAAAACATATGAGGAAGAGGATACCTTTGTAACTGATGAACTTGGAAACAAGAAGCGCATACGCTTGGAGAATAATATTGTACGTTGGAGAGAAGTCAAAAATCGTGATGGCACAACTTCT GTTGAAAGCAACGCTCGATTTGTAAGGTGGTCTGATGGTAGTCTTCAGTTGTTGATTGGGAATGAAGTTCTTGACATATCAGAGCAGGATGCCCAGCATGATCAGTCACATCTTTTCCTTAGACATGGAAAG GGAATCCTGCAATCACAAGGAAGGctattgaagaaaatgagatttatgcCATCTTCCTTGTCCTCGAATTCTCATCAGTTGTTGACTGCTATTGTTGACTCAAGGCAAAGGAAGGTTTATAAGGTTAAAAACTGTGTTACAGACATTGATCCTGAGAGggaaaaggaggaaaaggaaaag GCTGAAACTCAAACTATTAGGGCTAGCGTACTGCTTAAAAGTAAGCGTGACAAGGTGAATAAAAAATATACTCCAACTGACAGGAGGCGTCGACTTTCTCCTGGGTTTTTAGAGGATGCATTGGACGAG GATGATGAAGCAGATTACTACGATCCTCGTCGTAAACAGCGTCACTTTGAGGACGAATTGGAAGCAGAAGTCCGGGCAGAGAAAAGGATTATGAATGCTAAGaag TCACAGGGACCAAAGAACATCCCTCGTAAGTCATCTTTTCCACCAGCAAAATCCTCACGGAACCCAGTGGGTTACCAAAATGAGAGAGAGGAATCTGAATATGAAACTGatgaagacgaagaagaagaaatacCTCATTCACGTACGAGGGATGATGATACTGAGCCGGAGTATGAGGACtccgaagaagatgatgaagagacCGCTCAAGCCGATGCTGCTGCTTcagatgaggaagaagaggag GAACCGAGGCATAAGAGTCGGGATTTAAAAGGTAAGGTCAAAAGGAAGGGGTTTGAATCTGAAGAACACTCTCTTCCTAGAAAACCAACCAATCGGCGAATGACCATTGTGTCTGACAGTGACGATGAATGA
- the LOC131662617 gene encoding protein LEO1 homolog isoform X4 has translation MGGEEKRHQMMQNLFGDESGEEEELESEHESNPQLNSDEGEGEVGHDEEGEGEVEGQGEVEIESEGEREQVSQEIEVEVGDQREEESGARDSDSDAKDDYSQRVVTSRRRDVVESGSEENHFNENDGEEEVDAARSMRDENDQTRDLHSAPEIRDVFGDFDDEEEDTGYAAQQDIGQDSNRYPADEEGSYGKGLRPEDILADEDHQYELEEENIEMKTKDKPLGPPLELEIPLREPPALPNKMNLIKVSNIMGIEPKPFDPKTYEEEDTFVTDELGNKKRIRLENNIVRWREVKNRDGTTSVESNARFVRWSDGSLQLLIGNEVLDISEQDAQHDQSHLFLRHGKGILQSQGRLLKKMRFMPSSLSSNSHQLLTAIVDSRQRKVYKVKNCVTDIDPEREKEEKEKAETQTIRASVLLKSKRDKVNKKYTPTDRRRRLSPGFLEDALDEDDEADYYDPRRKQRHFEDELEAEVRAEKRIMNAKKGPKNIPRKSSFPPAKSSRNPVGYQNEREESEYETDEDEEEEIPHSRTRDDDTEPEYEDSEEDDEETAQADAAASDEEEEEEPRHKSRDLKGKVKRKGFESEEHSLPRKPTNRRMTIVSDSDDE, from the exons ATGGGAGGAGAAGAGAAACGGCACCAGATGATGCAGAACCTCTTCGGAGATGAATCCGGCGAGGAAGAAGAGCTTGAATCCGAACACGAATCCAATCCTCAACTCAATTCC gatgAAGGAGAGGGAGAGGTAGGTCATGACgaagaaggagaaggagaagtGGAAGGACAAGGAGAGGTGGAAATAGAGAGTGAAGGAGAGAGGGAGCAGGTTTCTCAAGAGATTGAAGTGGAGGTTGGTGAtcagagagaagaagagagtggAGCTAGGGATTCGGATAGTGATGCTAAAGATGATTACAGTCAGCGCGTTGTTACTAGCCGACGTAGGGATGTTGTTGAAAGTGGATCTGAGGAGAATCATTTCAATGAAAATGATGGTGAAGAAGAAGTTGATGCTGCTAGGAGTATGAG AGATGAGAATGATCAAACTCGGGATTTGCATTCTGCCCCGGAAATCCGTGATGTATTTGGTGATTTTGACGATGAAGAGGAGGACACGGGGTATGCAGCTCAGCAGGACATTGGACAAGATTCAAAT AGATATCCTGCGGATGAAGAAGGGAGTTATGGAAAGGGCCTGAGACCAGAGGATATACTTGCTGATGAAGATCACCAATATGAATTAGAGGAGGAAAACATTGAAATGAAAACTAAAGATAAGCCACTTGGGCCCCCCTTGGAGTTAGAGATTCCATTACGTGAACCACCAGCTCTTCCTAATAAG ATGAACTTGATTAAAGTTTCCAATATCATGGGTATTGAACCAAAACCTTTTGATCCTAAAACATATGAGGAAGAGGATACCTTTGTAACTGATGAACTTGGAAACAAGAAGCGCATACGCTTGGAGAATAATATTGTACGTTGGAGAGAAGTCAAAAATCGTGATGGCACAACTTCT GTTGAAAGCAACGCTCGATTTGTAAGGTGGTCTGATGGTAGTCTTCAGTTGTTGATTGGGAATGAAGTTCTTGACATATCAGAGCAGGATGCCCAGCATGATCAGTCACATCTTTTCCTTAGACATGGAAAG GGAATCCTGCAATCACAAGGAAGGctattgaagaaaatgagatttatgcCATCTTCCTTGTCCTCGAATTCTCATCAGTTGTTGACTGCTATTGTTGACTCAAGGCAAAGGAAGGTTTATAAGGTTAAAAACTGTGTTACAGACATTGATCCTGAGAGggaaaaggaggaaaaggaaaag GCTGAAACTCAAACTATTAGGGCTAGCGTACTGCTTAAAAGTAAGCGTGACAAGGTGAATAAAAAATATACTCCAACTGACAGGAGGCGTCGACTTTCTCCTGGGTTTTTAGAGGATGCATTGGACGAG GATGATGAAGCAGATTACTACGATCCTCGTCGTAAACAGCGTCACTTTGAGGACGAATTGGAAGCAGAAGTCCGGGCAGAGAAAAGGATTATGAATGCTAAGaag GGACCAAAGAACATCCCTCGTAAGTCATCTTTTCCACCAGCAAAATCCTCACGGAACCCAGTGGGTTACCAAAATGAGAGAGAGGAATCTGAATATGAAACTGatgaagacgaagaagaagaaatacCTCATTCACGTACGAGGGATGATGATACTGAGCCGGAGTATGAGGACtccgaagaagatgatgaagagacCGCTCAAGCCGATGCTGCTGCTTcagatgaggaagaagaggag GAACCGAGGCATAAGAGTCGGGATTTAAAAGGTAAGGTCAAAAGGAAGGGGTTTGAATCTGAAGAACACTCTCTTCCTAGAAAACCAACCAATCGGCGAATGACCATTGTGTCTGACAGTGACGATGAATGA
- the LOC131662617 gene encoding protein LEO1 homolog isoform X2, which yields MGGEEKRHQMMQNLFGDESGEEEELESEHESNPQLNSDEGEGEVGHDEEGEGEVEGQGEVEIESEGEREQVSQEIEVEVGDQREEESGARDSDSDAKDDYSQRVVTSRRRDVVESGSEENHFNENDGEEEVDAARSMSGSPRDENDQTRDLHSAPEIRDVFGDFDDEEEDTGYAAQQDIGQDSNRYPADEEGSYGKGLRPEDILADEDHQYELEEENIEMKTKDKPLGPPLELEIPLREPPALPNKMNLIKVSNIMGIEPKPFDPKTYEEEDTFVTDELGNKKRIRLENNIVRWREVKNRDGTTSVESNARFVRWSDGSLQLLIGNEVLDISEQDAQHDQSHLFLRHGKGILQSQGRLLKKMRFMPSSLSSNSHQLLTAIVDSRQRKVYKVKNCVTDIDPEREKEEKEKAETQTIRASVLLKSKRDKVNKKYTPTDRRRRLSPGFLEDALDEDDEADYYDPRRKQRHFEDELEAEVRAEKRIMNAKKGPKNIPRKSSFPPAKSSRNPVGYQNEREESEYETDEDEEEEIPHSRTRDDDTEPEYEDSEEDDEETAQADAAASDEEEEEEPRHKSRDLKGKVKRKGFESEEHSLPRKPTNRRMTIVSDSDDE from the exons ATGGGAGGAGAAGAGAAACGGCACCAGATGATGCAGAACCTCTTCGGAGATGAATCCGGCGAGGAAGAAGAGCTTGAATCCGAACACGAATCCAATCCTCAACTCAATTCC gatgAAGGAGAGGGAGAGGTAGGTCATGACgaagaaggagaaggagaagtGGAAGGACAAGGAGAGGTGGAAATAGAGAGTGAAGGAGAGAGGGAGCAGGTTTCTCAAGAGATTGAAGTGGAGGTTGGTGAtcagagagaagaagagagtggAGCTAGGGATTCGGATAGTGATGCTAAAGATGATTACAGTCAGCGCGTTGTTACTAGCCGACGTAGGGATGTTGTTGAAAGTGGATCTGAGGAGAATCATTTCAATGAAAATGATGGTGAAGAAGAAGTTGATGCTGCTAGGAGTATGAG CGGGTCACCTAGAGATGAGAATGATCAAACTCGGGATTTGCATTCTGCCCCGGAAATCCGTGATGTATTTGGTGATTTTGACGATGAAGAGGAGGACACGGGGTATGCAGCTCAGCAGGACATTGGACAAGATTCAAAT AGATATCCTGCGGATGAAGAAGGGAGTTATGGAAAGGGCCTGAGACCAGAGGATATACTTGCTGATGAAGATCACCAATATGAATTAGAGGAGGAAAACATTGAAATGAAAACTAAAGATAAGCCACTTGGGCCCCCCTTGGAGTTAGAGATTCCATTACGTGAACCACCAGCTCTTCCTAATAAG ATGAACTTGATTAAAGTTTCCAATATCATGGGTATTGAACCAAAACCTTTTGATCCTAAAACATATGAGGAAGAGGATACCTTTGTAACTGATGAACTTGGAAACAAGAAGCGCATACGCTTGGAGAATAATATTGTACGTTGGAGAGAAGTCAAAAATCGTGATGGCACAACTTCT GTTGAAAGCAACGCTCGATTTGTAAGGTGGTCTGATGGTAGTCTTCAGTTGTTGATTGGGAATGAAGTTCTTGACATATCAGAGCAGGATGCCCAGCATGATCAGTCACATCTTTTCCTTAGACATGGAAAG GGAATCCTGCAATCACAAGGAAGGctattgaagaaaatgagatttatgcCATCTTCCTTGTCCTCGAATTCTCATCAGTTGTTGACTGCTATTGTTGACTCAAGGCAAAGGAAGGTTTATAAGGTTAAAAACTGTGTTACAGACATTGATCCTGAGAGggaaaaggaggaaaaggaaaag GCTGAAACTCAAACTATTAGGGCTAGCGTACTGCTTAAAAGTAAGCGTGACAAGGTGAATAAAAAATATACTCCAACTGACAGGAGGCGTCGACTTTCTCCTGGGTTTTTAGAGGATGCATTGGACGAG GATGATGAAGCAGATTACTACGATCCTCGTCGTAAACAGCGTCACTTTGAGGACGAATTGGAAGCAGAAGTCCGGGCAGAGAAAAGGATTATGAATGCTAAGaag GGACCAAAGAACATCCCTCGTAAGTCATCTTTTCCACCAGCAAAATCCTCACGGAACCCAGTGGGTTACCAAAATGAGAGAGAGGAATCTGAATATGAAACTGatgaagacgaagaagaagaaatacCTCATTCACGTACGAGGGATGATGATACTGAGCCGGAGTATGAGGACtccgaagaagatgatgaagagacCGCTCAAGCCGATGCTGCTGCTTcagatgaggaagaagaggag GAACCGAGGCATAAGAGTCGGGATTTAAAAGGTAAGGTCAAAAGGAAGGGGTTTGAATCTGAAGAACACTCTCTTCCTAGAAAACCAACCAATCGGCGAATGACCATTGTGTCTGACAGTGACGATGAATGA
- the LOC131662617 gene encoding protein LEO1 homolog isoform X1, whose protein sequence is MGGEEKRHQMMQNLFGDESGEEEELESEHESNPQLNSDEGEGEVGHDEEGEGEVEGQGEVEIESEGEREQVSQEIEVEVGDQREEESGARDSDSDAKDDYSQRVVTSRRRDVVESGSEENHFNENDGEEEVDAARSMSGSPRDENDQTRDLHSAPEIRDVFGDFDDEEEDTGYAAQQDIGQDSNRYPADEEGSYGKGLRPEDILADEDHQYELEEENIEMKTKDKPLGPPLELEIPLREPPALPNKMNLIKVSNIMGIEPKPFDPKTYEEEDTFVTDELGNKKRIRLENNIVRWREVKNRDGTTSVESNARFVRWSDGSLQLLIGNEVLDISEQDAQHDQSHLFLRHGKGILQSQGRLLKKMRFMPSSLSSNSHQLLTAIVDSRQRKVYKVKNCVTDIDPEREKEEKEKAETQTIRASVLLKSKRDKVNKKYTPTDRRRRLSPGFLEDALDEDDEADYYDPRRKQRHFEDELEAEVRAEKRIMNAKKSQGPKNIPRKSSFPPAKSSRNPVGYQNEREESEYETDEDEEEEIPHSRTRDDDTEPEYEDSEEDDEETAQADAAASDEEEEEEPRHKSRDLKGKVKRKGFESEEHSLPRKPTNRRMTIVSDSDDE, encoded by the exons ATGGGAGGAGAAGAGAAACGGCACCAGATGATGCAGAACCTCTTCGGAGATGAATCCGGCGAGGAAGAAGAGCTTGAATCCGAACACGAATCCAATCCTCAACTCAATTCC gatgAAGGAGAGGGAGAGGTAGGTCATGACgaagaaggagaaggagaagtGGAAGGACAAGGAGAGGTGGAAATAGAGAGTGAAGGAGAGAGGGAGCAGGTTTCTCAAGAGATTGAAGTGGAGGTTGGTGAtcagagagaagaagagagtggAGCTAGGGATTCGGATAGTGATGCTAAAGATGATTACAGTCAGCGCGTTGTTACTAGCCGACGTAGGGATGTTGTTGAAAGTGGATCTGAGGAGAATCATTTCAATGAAAATGATGGTGAAGAAGAAGTTGATGCTGCTAGGAGTATGAG CGGGTCACCTAGAGATGAGAATGATCAAACTCGGGATTTGCATTCTGCCCCGGAAATCCGTGATGTATTTGGTGATTTTGACGATGAAGAGGAGGACACGGGGTATGCAGCTCAGCAGGACATTGGACAAGATTCAAAT AGATATCCTGCGGATGAAGAAGGGAGTTATGGAAAGGGCCTGAGACCAGAGGATATACTTGCTGATGAAGATCACCAATATGAATTAGAGGAGGAAAACATTGAAATGAAAACTAAAGATAAGCCACTTGGGCCCCCCTTGGAGTTAGAGATTCCATTACGTGAACCACCAGCTCTTCCTAATAAG ATGAACTTGATTAAAGTTTCCAATATCATGGGTATTGAACCAAAACCTTTTGATCCTAAAACATATGAGGAAGAGGATACCTTTGTAACTGATGAACTTGGAAACAAGAAGCGCATACGCTTGGAGAATAATATTGTACGTTGGAGAGAAGTCAAAAATCGTGATGGCACAACTTCT GTTGAAAGCAACGCTCGATTTGTAAGGTGGTCTGATGGTAGTCTTCAGTTGTTGATTGGGAATGAAGTTCTTGACATATCAGAGCAGGATGCCCAGCATGATCAGTCACATCTTTTCCTTAGACATGGAAAG GGAATCCTGCAATCACAAGGAAGGctattgaagaaaatgagatttatgcCATCTTCCTTGTCCTCGAATTCTCATCAGTTGTTGACTGCTATTGTTGACTCAAGGCAAAGGAAGGTTTATAAGGTTAAAAACTGTGTTACAGACATTGATCCTGAGAGggaaaaggaggaaaaggaaaag GCTGAAACTCAAACTATTAGGGCTAGCGTACTGCTTAAAAGTAAGCGTGACAAGGTGAATAAAAAATATACTCCAACTGACAGGAGGCGTCGACTTTCTCCTGGGTTTTTAGAGGATGCATTGGACGAG GATGATGAAGCAGATTACTACGATCCTCGTCGTAAACAGCGTCACTTTGAGGACGAATTGGAAGCAGAAGTCCGGGCAGAGAAAAGGATTATGAATGCTAAGaag TCACAGGGACCAAAGAACATCCCTCGTAAGTCATCTTTTCCACCAGCAAAATCCTCACGGAACCCAGTGGGTTACCAAAATGAGAGAGAGGAATCTGAATATGAAACTGatgaagacgaagaagaagaaatacCTCATTCACGTACGAGGGATGATGATACTGAGCCGGAGTATGAGGACtccgaagaagatgatgaagagacCGCTCAAGCCGATGCTGCTGCTTcagatgaggaagaagaggag GAACCGAGGCATAAGAGTCGGGATTTAAAAGGTAAGGTCAAAAGGAAGGGGTTTGAATCTGAAGAACACTCTCTTCCTAGAAAACCAACCAATCGGCGAATGACCATTGTGTCTGACAGTGACGATGAATGA